The following are encoded in a window of Rhizobium sp. 11515TR genomic DNA:
- a CDS encoding capsular polysaccharide export protein, LipB/KpsS family, with protein MANIGEKPWHPPAGMRLGAAPFVRSDFPWLGHYFDSQKLASILSPGIGGIVSWGGRAPAEMAARIARFRGLRHWHLEDGFLRSMALGKSGAIPLSIVIDDLGLPVDAGRPSRLERLIDGAGEAGEFGRAIREQIVLNKLSKYNHLPHRPPSIEPTKKRRILLVDQVIGDVSVGRALGSKASFEKMLADALASDAQCLIRTHPDVMAGLRKGYLTNGASKGDAILVDDEVSVASILEVVDEVWTVSSQFGFDALMRGIPVRCYAAPFYAGWGVTEDHFGVYTKAALAGRRTKRRTVDQIAAAAFSLYPTYRDPADWREIDVFRAIELIVAQQKAAA; from the coding sequence ATGGCTAATATCGGCGAAAAGCCGTGGCATCCGCCAGCTGGCATGCGCCTCGGCGCCGCGCCTTTCGTACGAAGTGATTTTCCCTGGCTTGGACATTATTTCGACTCGCAGAAACTGGCTTCGATCCTTTCTCCTGGAATAGGCGGTATCGTATCCTGGGGTGGCCGTGCGCCGGCCGAGATGGCCGCCAGGATTGCGCGGTTTCGCGGATTGCGTCACTGGCATCTGGAAGACGGGTTCCTGCGGTCGATGGCGCTCGGCAAGTCCGGCGCCATTCCGCTGTCCATCGTTATCGACGATCTTGGCCTGCCCGTCGATGCAGGCAGGCCGTCGCGGCTTGAGCGGCTGATAGACGGCGCGGGAGAGGCAGGAGAGTTCGGCCGCGCCATCCGCGAGCAGATCGTTCTCAACAAGCTCTCGAAATATAATCATCTTCCACATCGGCCGCCCAGCATCGAGCCGACGAAGAAGCGGCGCATTCTGCTGGTCGATCAGGTCATTGGCGACGTTTCCGTCGGTCGGGCGCTCGGCTCAAAAGCCTCCTTTGAGAAGATGCTTGCTGATGCGCTGGCAAGTGATGCGCAATGCCTGATCCGCACCCATCCGGATGTCATGGCCGGACTTCGTAAGGGGTATCTTACGAATGGCGCTTCCAAAGGTGATGCAATTTTAGTCGACGACGAGGTGTCCGTGGCGTCGATCCTCGAAGTCGTCGATGAAGTCTGGACGGTTTCCAGCCAATTCGGCTTCGATGCGCTCATGCGCGGCATTCCCGTTCGCTGCTATGCTGCACCCTTTTATGCAGGCTGGGGAGTGACCGAGGATCATTTCGGCGTTTACACCAAGGCTGCGCTTGCCGGGCGTCGAACGAAGCGGAGGACGGTCGATCAGATCGCCGCTGCCGCGTTTTCACTTTATCCGACCTACCGCGATCCGGCCGACTGGCGAGAGATCGACGTCTTCCGGGCGATCGAGCTGATCGTCGCGCAGCAGAAGGCGGCTGCCTGA
- a CDS encoding aldo/keto reductase, whose translation MREPIPTVTLPSGIQVPALGQGTWNMGENAASARDEIASLKTGLDLGMTLIDTAEMYADGGSEEIVGKTIEGRRDEVFLVSKVYPANASRKGAVAACERSLKRLNTDRIDLYLLHWRGNYPLEETVEAFEGLKAAGKIEAWGVSNFDVADMDELLSVPNGGNVAANQVLYNLSRRGIEYDLLPWCQERSIPIMAYSPIEQGRLLHHPELIRVAKTYQATPAQVALAFLLERDGVISIPKSSNPQRIEENRDSVDIDITDEDWAVLDAAFPPPSRKKSLDML comes from the coding sequence ATGCGCGAGCCCATCCCAACCGTCACTCTTCCTTCTGGCATCCAGGTTCCGGCCCTTGGCCAAGGCACCTGGAATATGGGCGAGAATGCAGCAAGCGCCAGGGATGAGATCGCCAGCCTGAAAACCGGCCTCGATCTCGGCATGACGCTGATCGACACGGCTGAGATGTATGCAGACGGCGGCTCGGAGGAGATTGTCGGCAAGACGATCGAAGGCCGCCGCGACGAGGTTTTCCTCGTAAGCAAGGTCTATCCCGCAAATGCGAGCCGCAAGGGCGCAGTTGCAGCCTGCGAACGCAGCCTGAAGCGCCTGAATACCGATCGCATCGATCTCTATCTGCTGCATTGGCGCGGTAACTATCCGCTGGAAGAGACGGTGGAAGCCTTCGAAGGCCTCAAGGCCGCGGGCAAGATCGAGGCTTGGGGCGTGTCGAATTTCGATGTCGCGGATATGGACGAGCTGCTTTCCGTGCCGAACGGCGGCAATGTCGCCGCCAACCAGGTGCTCTACAATCTCTCCCGGCGCGGCATCGAATACGACCTTTTGCCCTGGTGCCAGGAGCGCAGCATTCCGATCATGGCCTATTCCCCGATCGAGCAAGGCCGCCTGCTCCACCATCCCGAGCTGATCCGCGTCGCCAAGACCTATCAGGCGACACCGGCGCAGGTCGCGCTTGCCTTTCTGCTGGAACGCGACGGCGTCATATCAATCCCGAAGTCCTCGAACCCTCAGCGTATCGAGGAAAACCGTGATTCTGTCGATATCGATATCACCGACGAGGATTGGGCCGTGCTCGACGCCGCCTTCCCGCCGCCATCGCGAAAGAAGTCATTGGACATGCTGTAG